The following proteins are encoded in a genomic region of Vicugna pacos chromosome 16, VicPac4, whole genome shotgun sequence:
- the MRC2 gene encoding C-type mannose receptor 2 isoform X1, protein MGPGRPAPAPWPRHLLRCVLLLGGLHLGRPRAAAAAAALPEPNVFLIFSHGLQGCLEAQGGQVRVSPACNASLPAQRWKWVSRNRLFNLGTMQCLGTGWPGSNTTASLGMYECDREALSLRWHCRTLGDQLSLLLGGRSGNTSKAGSPERGDQTRSGQWRIYGSDEDLCSRPYYEVYTIQGNSHGKPCTIPFKYDNQWFHGCTSTGREDGHLWCATTQDYGKDERWGFCPIKSNDCETFWDKDQLTDSCYQFNFQSTLSWREAWASCEQQGADLLSITEIHEQTYINGLLTGYSSTLWIGLNDLDTSGGWQWSDNSPLKYLNWESDQPDNPSEENCGVIRTESSGGWQNRDCSIALPYVCKKKPNATAEPPPPDVWANVKVECEPSWQPFQGHCYRLQAEKRSWQESKKMCLRGGGDLLSIHSMAELEFITKQIKQEVEELWIGLNDLKLQMNFEWSDGSLVSFTHWHPFEPNNFRDSLEDCVTIWGPEGRWNDSPCNQSLPSICKKAGQLSQGTAEEDHGCRKGWTWHSPSCYWLGEDQVTYSEARRLCTDHGSQLVTITNRFEQAFVSSLIYSWDGEYFWTALQDLNSTGSFRWLSGDEVMYTHWNRDQPGYSRGGCVALATGSAMGLWEVKNCTSFRARYICRQSLGTPVTPELPGPDPTPSLTGACPQGWGSDPKLRHCYKVFSWERLQDKKNWVQAQGACQELGAQLLSLASYEEEHFVANMLNKIFGESEPEIHEQHWFWIGLNRRDPGAGKSWRWSDGLGFSYHNFDRSRHDDDDIRGCAVLDLASLQWVALQCETQLDWICKIPRGADVREPDDSPQGRREWLRFQEAEYKFFEHHSTWAQAQRICTWFQAELTSVHSQAELDFLGHNLQKFSRGQEQHWWIGLHTSENDGRFRWTDGSVINFISWAPGKPRPIGKDKKCVYMMASREDWGDQRCLTALPYICKRSNSTRDQQPPDPSPTGGCPSGWSQFLNKCFRIQGQDPQDRVKWSEAQFSCEQQEAQLVTIANPLEQAFITASLPNVTFDLWIGLHASQRDFQWVEQEPLLYANWAPGEPSGPSPAPSGNIPTSCAVVLHSPSAHFTGRWDDRSCTEETHGFICQRGTDPSLSPSPAASPPAPGAELSYLNGTFRLLQKPLRWHDALLLCESRNTSLAHVPDPYTQAFLTQAARGLRTPLWIGLASEEGSRRYSWVSEEPLSYVSWQDGEPQQSGGCAYVDVDGAWRTTSCDTKLQGAVCGVNGGPPPPRRISYHGSCPQGLADSAWIPFREHCYSFHMELLLGHKEALQRCQRAGGAVLSILDEMENVFVWEHLQSSEGQSRGAWLGMNFNPKGGTLVWQDNTAVNYSNWGPPGLGPSMLSHNSCYWIQSSSGLWRPGACANITMGVVCKLPRAEESSFSPSAALPENPAALVVVLMAVLLLLALLTAALILYRRRQSVERGAFEGARYSRSSSGPGEATEKNILVSDMEMNEQQE, encoded by the exons AACCCAACGTCTTCCTCATCTTCAGCCACGGACTGCAGGGCTGCCTGGAGGCCCAGGGTGGGCAAGTCCGAGTCTCCCCAGCCTGCAATGCCAGTCTTCCTGCCCAGCGCTGGAAGTGGGTCTCCCGAAACCGGCTCTTCAACCTGGGCACCATGCAGTGCCTGGGCACAGGCTGGCCAGGCAGCAACACCACTGCCTCCCTGGGCATGTACGAATGTGACCGGGAGGCGCTGAGCCTTCGCTGGCATTGCCGCACACTGGGTGACCAGCtctccctgctcctgggaggccgcTCTGGCAACACGTCCAAGGCTGGCAGCCCCGAGCGTGGCGACCAGACTCGCAGTGGCCAGTGGCGCATTTATGGCAGTGATGAAGATCTGTGCTCCCGGCCCTACTATG AGGTCTACACCATCCAGGGGAACTCCCACGGGAAGCCGTGTACCATCCCGTTCAAGTATGACAACCAGTGGTTCCATGGCTGCACCAGCACGGGCCGCGAGGACGGGCACCTGTGGTGTGCCACCACCCAGGACTACGGCAAGGACGAGCGCTGGGGCTTCTGCCCCATCAAGA GTAACGACTGTGAGACTTTCTGGGACAAGGACCAGCTGACTGACAGCTGCTACCAGTTTAACTTCCAGTCCACGCTGTCATGGAGGGAGGCCTGGGCCAGCTGTGAGCAGCAGGGGGCAGATCTGCTGAGCATCACAGAGATCCACGAGCAGACCTACATCAATG GGCTCCTCACTGGCTATAGCTCCACACTGTGGATTGGCCTTAACGACCTGGACACCAGTGGTGGCTGGCAGTGGTCAGACAACTCGCCCCTCAAGTACCTCAACTGGGAGAGTG ATCAGCCGGACAACCCGAGCGAGGAGAACTGCGGAGTGATCCGCACGGAGTCGTCGGGTGGCTGGCAGAACCGCGACTGCAGCATCGCGCTGCCCTACGTCTGCAAGAAGAAGCCCAACGCCACGGCAGAGCCCCCGCCTCCCG ACGTGTGGGCCAACGTGAAGGTGGAGTGCGAGCCCAGCTGGCAGCCCTTCCAGGGCCACTGCTACCGCCTGCAGGCTGAGAAGCGCAGCTGGCAGGAGTCCAAGAAGATGTGTCTGCGGGGTGGGGGCGACCTGCTCAGCATCCACAGCATGGCCGAGCTGGAGTTCATCACCAAGCAGATCAAGCAAG AGGTGGAGGAGCTGTGGATTGGCCTCAACGATCTGAAACTGCAGATGAATTTTGAGTGGTCCGATGGGAGCCTCGTGAGCTTCACCCACTGGCACCCCTTTGAGCCCAACAACTTCCGGGACAGCCTGGAGGACTGTGTCACCATCTGGGGGCCG GAAGGTCGCTGGAATGACAGTCCCTGTAACCAGTCCTTGCCGTCCATCTGTAAGAAGGCAGGCCAGCTGAGCCAGGGCACCGCTGAGGAAGACCACGGCTGCCGGAAG GGTTGGACGTGGCACAGCCCATCCTGCTACTGGCTGGGAGAGGACCAAGTGACCTACAGTGAGGCCCGGCGCCTGTGCACCGACCATGGCTCTCAGCTGGTCACCATCACCAACAG GTTTGAGCAGGCCTTTGTCAGCAGCCTCATCTACAGCTGGGATGGCGAGTACTTCTGGACGGCCCTGCAGGACCTCAACAGCACCGGCTCCTTCCGCTGGCTCAGCGGGGACGAGGTCATGTACACCCACTGGAACCGGGACCAGCCCG gGTACAGCCGTGGGGGCTGCGTGGCCCTGGCCACGGGCAGCGCCATGGGACTGTGGGAGGTGAAGAACTGCACCTCGTTCCGGGCTCGCTACATATGCCGGCAGAGCCTGGGCACGCCAGTGACACCCGAGCTGCCTGGGCCGGACCCCACACCCAGCCTCACCGGCGCTTGTCCCCAGGGCTGGGGCTCAGACCCCAAACTCCGGCACTGCTATAAG GTGTTCAGCTGGGAGCGGCTGCAGGACAAGAAGAACTGGGTCCAGGCCCAGGGGGCCTGCCAGGAGTTAGGGGCCCAGCTGCTGAGCCTGGCCAGCTATGAGGAGGAGCACTTTGTGGCCAATATGCTCAACAAGATCTTCGG TGAATCAGAGCCTGAGATCCACGAGCAGCACTGGTTCTGGATCGGCCTGAACCGTCGAGACCCCGGAGCTGGAAAGAGTTGGCGCTGGAGCGACGGCCTCGGG TTCTCTTATCACAATTTCGACCGGAGCCGGCACGACGACGACGACATCAGGGGCTGTGCAGTGCTCGACCTGGCCTCCCTGCAGTGGGTGGCCTTGCAGTGCGAGACGCAGCTGGACTGGATCTGCAAGATCCCTCGAG GCGCGGATGTGCGGGAGCCGGACGACAGTCCGCAAG GCCGGAGGGAGTGGCTGCGTTTCCAGGAGGCCGAGTACAAGTTCTTCGAGCACCACTCCACATGGGCGCAGGCGCAGCGTATCTGCACGTGGTTCCAGGCGGAGCTGACCTCCGTGCATAGCCAGGCCGAGCTGGACTTCCTAGGGCACAATCTGCAGAAG TTCTCTCGGGGCCAGGAGCAGCACTGGTGGATCGGCCTGCACACTTCAGAGAATGACGGGCGCTTCAG GTGGACAGATGGTTCCGTTATAAACTTCATCTCCTGGGCACCTGGCAAGCCTCGGCCCATAGGCAAGGACAAGAAGTGCGTGTACATGATGGCCAGCCGAG AGGACTGGGGGGACCAGAGGTGCTTGACGGCCTTGCCCTACATCTGCAAGCGCAGCAACAGCACCCGAGATCAGCAGCCGCCAGACCCGTCGCCCACAGGGGGCTGTCCTTCCGGCTGGAGCCAGTTCCTCAACAAG TGTTTCCGAATCCAGGGCCAGGACCCCCAGGACCGGGTGAAGTGGTCAGAGGCACAGTTCTCCTGTGAACAGCAAGAGGCCCAACTGGTCACCATTGCGAACCCCTTAGAGCAAG CATTCATCACAGCCAGCCTGCCCAATGTCACCTTTGACCTTTGGATTGGCCTCCATGCCTCGCAGAGGGACTTCCAGTGGGTGGAGCAGGAGCCTCTGCTGTACGCCAACTGGGCCCCTGGGGAACCCTCTGgtcccagcccagctcccagcGGCAACATACCG ACCAGCTGTGCGGTGGTCCTGCACAGCCCCTCAGCTCACTTCACTGGCCGCTGGGACGATCGGAGCTGCACGGAGGAGACGCATGGCTTCATCTGCCAGAGGGGCACGG ACCCCTCCCTGAGCCCATCCCCAGCCGCGTCGCCCCCTGCCCCGGGCGCTGAGCTCTCCTACCTCAACGGCACCTTCCGGCTGCTGCAGAAGCCGCTGCGCTGGCATGACGCCCTCCTGCTGTGTGAGAGCCGCAACACCAGCCTGGCCCACGTGCCCGACCCCTACACCCAGGCCTTCCTCACGCAGGCTGCCCGAGGGCTGCGCACGCCACTCTGGATCGGGCTAGCCAGTGAGGAG GGCTCCCGGCGGTACTCCTGGGTCTCGGAGGAGCCGCTGAGCTACGTGAGCTGGCAGGATGGGGAGCCCCAGCAGTCAGGGGGCTGCGCCTATGTGGACGTGGATGGGGCCTGGCGCACCACCAGCTGTGACACCAAGCTGCAGGGGGCTGTGTGTGGAGTTAACGGTG GGCCCCCTCCTCCCCGAAGAATAAGCTACCACGGCAGCTGTCCGCAGGGGCTGGCGGACTCGGCCTGGATTCCCTTCCGGGAGCACTGCTACTCCTTCCACATGGAGCTGCTGTTGGGCCACAAGGAGGCGCTGCAGCGTTGCCAGAGAG CGGGTGGGGCTGTCCTGTCCATTCTGGATGAGATGGAGAATGTGTTTGTCTGGGAGCATCTGCAGAGCTCTGAGGGCCAGAGTCGGGGCGCTTGGCTGGGCATGAACTTTAACCCCAAAG GAGGCACCCTGGTCTGGCAGGACAACACAGCTGTGAACTACTCCAACTGGGGGCCCCCTGGCCTGGGCCCCAGCATGCTGAGCCACAACAGCTGCTACTGGATCCAGAGCAGCAGCGGGCTGTGGCGCCCGGGCGCCTGCGCCAACATCACCATGGGCGTGGTCTGCAAGCTCCCTCGAG CTGAGGAGAGCAGCTTCTCCCCATCAG CAGCCCTACCGGAGAACCCGGCGGCCCTGGTGGTGGTGCTGATGGCGGTGCTGCTGCTCCTGGCCCTGCTGACCGCGGCCCTCATCCTCTACCGGCGGCGACAGAGCGTGGAGCGTGGGGCCTTCGAGGGCGCCCGCTACAGCCGCAGCTCCTCCGGCCCTGGCGAGGCCACTGAGAAGAACATCCTGGTGTCCGACATGGAAATGAACGAGCAGCAGGAGTAG
- the MRC2 gene encoding C-type mannose receptor 2 isoform X2, with the protein MGPGRPAPAPWPRHLLRCVLLLGGLHLGRPRAAAAAAALPEPNVFLIFSHGLQGCLEAQGGQVRVSPACNASLPAQRWKWVSRNRLFNLGTMQCLGTGWPGSNTTASLGMYECDREALSLRWHCRTLGDQLSLLLGGRSGNTSKAGSPERGDQTRSGQWRIYGSDEDLCSRPYYEVYTIQGNSHGKPCTIPFKYDNQWFHGCTSTGREDGHLWCATTQDYGKDERWGFCPIKSNDCETFWDKDQLTDSCYQFNFQSTLSWREAWASCEQQGADLLSITEIHEQTYINGLLTGYSSTLWIGLNDLDTSGGWQWSDNSPLKYLNWESDQPDNPSEENCGVIRTESSGGWQNRDCSIALPYVCKKKPNATAEPPPPDVWANVKVECEPSWQPFQGHCYRLQAEKRSWQESKKMCLRGGGDLLSIHSMAELEFITKQIKQEVEELWIGLNDLKLQMNFEWSDGSLVSFTHWHPFEPNNFRDSLEDCVTIWGPEGRWNDSPCNQSLPSICKKAGQLSQGTAEEDHGCRKGWTWHSPSCYWLGEDQVTYSEARRLCTDHGSQLVTITNRFEQAFVSSLIYSWDGEYFWTALQDLNSTGSFRWLSGDEVMYTHWNRDQPGYSRGGCVALATGSAMGLWEVKNCTSFRARYICRQSLGTPVTPELPGPDPTPSLTGACPQGWGSDPKLRHCYKVFSWERLQDKKNWVQAQGACQELGAQLLSLASYEEEHFVANMLNKIFGESEPEIHEQHWFWIGLNRRDPGAGKSWRWSDGLGFSYHNFDRSRHDDDDIRGCAVLDLASLQWVALQCETQLDWICKIPRGADVREPDDSPQGRREWLRFQEAEYKFFEHHSTWAQAQRICTWFQAELTSVHSQAELDFLGHNLQKFSRGQEQHWWIGLHTSENDGRFRWTDGSVINFISWAPGKPRPIGKDKKCVYMMASREDWGDQRCLTALPYICKRSNSTRDQQPPDPSPTGGCPSGWSQFLNKCFRIQGQDPQDRVKWSEAQFSCEQQEAQLVTIANPLEQAFITASLPNVTFDLWIGLHASQRDFQWVEQEPLLYANWAPGEPSGPSPAPSGNIPTSCAVVLHSPSAHFTGRWDDRSCTEETHGFICQRGTDPSLSPSPAASPPAPGAELSYLNGTFRLLQKPLRWHDALLLCESRNTSLAHVPDPYTQAFLTQAARGLRTPLWIGLASEEGSRRYSWVSEEPLSYVSWQDGEPQQSGGCAYVDVDGAWRTTSCDTKLQGAVCGVNGGPPPPRRISYHGSCPQGLADSAWIPFREHCYSFHMELLLGHKEALQRCQRAGGAVLSILDEMENVFVWEHLQSSEGQSRGAWLGMNFNPKGGTLVWQDNTAVNYSNWGPPGLGPSMLSHNSCYWIQSSSGLWRPGACANITMGVVCKLPRAEESSFSPSALPENPAALVVVLMAVLLLLALLTAALILYRRRQSVERGAFEGARYSRSSSGPGEATEKNILVSDMEMNEQQE; encoded by the exons AACCCAACGTCTTCCTCATCTTCAGCCACGGACTGCAGGGCTGCCTGGAGGCCCAGGGTGGGCAAGTCCGAGTCTCCCCAGCCTGCAATGCCAGTCTTCCTGCCCAGCGCTGGAAGTGGGTCTCCCGAAACCGGCTCTTCAACCTGGGCACCATGCAGTGCCTGGGCACAGGCTGGCCAGGCAGCAACACCACTGCCTCCCTGGGCATGTACGAATGTGACCGGGAGGCGCTGAGCCTTCGCTGGCATTGCCGCACACTGGGTGACCAGCtctccctgctcctgggaggccgcTCTGGCAACACGTCCAAGGCTGGCAGCCCCGAGCGTGGCGACCAGACTCGCAGTGGCCAGTGGCGCATTTATGGCAGTGATGAAGATCTGTGCTCCCGGCCCTACTATG AGGTCTACACCATCCAGGGGAACTCCCACGGGAAGCCGTGTACCATCCCGTTCAAGTATGACAACCAGTGGTTCCATGGCTGCACCAGCACGGGCCGCGAGGACGGGCACCTGTGGTGTGCCACCACCCAGGACTACGGCAAGGACGAGCGCTGGGGCTTCTGCCCCATCAAGA GTAACGACTGTGAGACTTTCTGGGACAAGGACCAGCTGACTGACAGCTGCTACCAGTTTAACTTCCAGTCCACGCTGTCATGGAGGGAGGCCTGGGCCAGCTGTGAGCAGCAGGGGGCAGATCTGCTGAGCATCACAGAGATCCACGAGCAGACCTACATCAATG GGCTCCTCACTGGCTATAGCTCCACACTGTGGATTGGCCTTAACGACCTGGACACCAGTGGTGGCTGGCAGTGGTCAGACAACTCGCCCCTCAAGTACCTCAACTGGGAGAGTG ATCAGCCGGACAACCCGAGCGAGGAGAACTGCGGAGTGATCCGCACGGAGTCGTCGGGTGGCTGGCAGAACCGCGACTGCAGCATCGCGCTGCCCTACGTCTGCAAGAAGAAGCCCAACGCCACGGCAGAGCCCCCGCCTCCCG ACGTGTGGGCCAACGTGAAGGTGGAGTGCGAGCCCAGCTGGCAGCCCTTCCAGGGCCACTGCTACCGCCTGCAGGCTGAGAAGCGCAGCTGGCAGGAGTCCAAGAAGATGTGTCTGCGGGGTGGGGGCGACCTGCTCAGCATCCACAGCATGGCCGAGCTGGAGTTCATCACCAAGCAGATCAAGCAAG AGGTGGAGGAGCTGTGGATTGGCCTCAACGATCTGAAACTGCAGATGAATTTTGAGTGGTCCGATGGGAGCCTCGTGAGCTTCACCCACTGGCACCCCTTTGAGCCCAACAACTTCCGGGACAGCCTGGAGGACTGTGTCACCATCTGGGGGCCG GAAGGTCGCTGGAATGACAGTCCCTGTAACCAGTCCTTGCCGTCCATCTGTAAGAAGGCAGGCCAGCTGAGCCAGGGCACCGCTGAGGAAGACCACGGCTGCCGGAAG GGTTGGACGTGGCACAGCCCATCCTGCTACTGGCTGGGAGAGGACCAAGTGACCTACAGTGAGGCCCGGCGCCTGTGCACCGACCATGGCTCTCAGCTGGTCACCATCACCAACAG GTTTGAGCAGGCCTTTGTCAGCAGCCTCATCTACAGCTGGGATGGCGAGTACTTCTGGACGGCCCTGCAGGACCTCAACAGCACCGGCTCCTTCCGCTGGCTCAGCGGGGACGAGGTCATGTACACCCACTGGAACCGGGACCAGCCCG gGTACAGCCGTGGGGGCTGCGTGGCCCTGGCCACGGGCAGCGCCATGGGACTGTGGGAGGTGAAGAACTGCACCTCGTTCCGGGCTCGCTACATATGCCGGCAGAGCCTGGGCACGCCAGTGACACCCGAGCTGCCTGGGCCGGACCCCACACCCAGCCTCACCGGCGCTTGTCCCCAGGGCTGGGGCTCAGACCCCAAACTCCGGCACTGCTATAAG GTGTTCAGCTGGGAGCGGCTGCAGGACAAGAAGAACTGGGTCCAGGCCCAGGGGGCCTGCCAGGAGTTAGGGGCCCAGCTGCTGAGCCTGGCCAGCTATGAGGAGGAGCACTTTGTGGCCAATATGCTCAACAAGATCTTCGG TGAATCAGAGCCTGAGATCCACGAGCAGCACTGGTTCTGGATCGGCCTGAACCGTCGAGACCCCGGAGCTGGAAAGAGTTGGCGCTGGAGCGACGGCCTCGGG TTCTCTTATCACAATTTCGACCGGAGCCGGCACGACGACGACGACATCAGGGGCTGTGCAGTGCTCGACCTGGCCTCCCTGCAGTGGGTGGCCTTGCAGTGCGAGACGCAGCTGGACTGGATCTGCAAGATCCCTCGAG GCGCGGATGTGCGGGAGCCGGACGACAGTCCGCAAG GCCGGAGGGAGTGGCTGCGTTTCCAGGAGGCCGAGTACAAGTTCTTCGAGCACCACTCCACATGGGCGCAGGCGCAGCGTATCTGCACGTGGTTCCAGGCGGAGCTGACCTCCGTGCATAGCCAGGCCGAGCTGGACTTCCTAGGGCACAATCTGCAGAAG TTCTCTCGGGGCCAGGAGCAGCACTGGTGGATCGGCCTGCACACTTCAGAGAATGACGGGCGCTTCAG GTGGACAGATGGTTCCGTTATAAACTTCATCTCCTGGGCACCTGGCAAGCCTCGGCCCATAGGCAAGGACAAGAAGTGCGTGTACATGATGGCCAGCCGAG AGGACTGGGGGGACCAGAGGTGCTTGACGGCCTTGCCCTACATCTGCAAGCGCAGCAACAGCACCCGAGATCAGCAGCCGCCAGACCCGTCGCCCACAGGGGGCTGTCCTTCCGGCTGGAGCCAGTTCCTCAACAAG TGTTTCCGAATCCAGGGCCAGGACCCCCAGGACCGGGTGAAGTGGTCAGAGGCACAGTTCTCCTGTGAACAGCAAGAGGCCCAACTGGTCACCATTGCGAACCCCTTAGAGCAAG CATTCATCACAGCCAGCCTGCCCAATGTCACCTTTGACCTTTGGATTGGCCTCCATGCCTCGCAGAGGGACTTCCAGTGGGTGGAGCAGGAGCCTCTGCTGTACGCCAACTGGGCCCCTGGGGAACCCTCTGgtcccagcccagctcccagcGGCAACATACCG ACCAGCTGTGCGGTGGTCCTGCACAGCCCCTCAGCTCACTTCACTGGCCGCTGGGACGATCGGAGCTGCACGGAGGAGACGCATGGCTTCATCTGCCAGAGGGGCACGG ACCCCTCCCTGAGCCCATCCCCAGCCGCGTCGCCCCCTGCCCCGGGCGCTGAGCTCTCCTACCTCAACGGCACCTTCCGGCTGCTGCAGAAGCCGCTGCGCTGGCATGACGCCCTCCTGCTGTGTGAGAGCCGCAACACCAGCCTGGCCCACGTGCCCGACCCCTACACCCAGGCCTTCCTCACGCAGGCTGCCCGAGGGCTGCGCACGCCACTCTGGATCGGGCTAGCCAGTGAGGAG GGCTCCCGGCGGTACTCCTGGGTCTCGGAGGAGCCGCTGAGCTACGTGAGCTGGCAGGATGGGGAGCCCCAGCAGTCAGGGGGCTGCGCCTATGTGGACGTGGATGGGGCCTGGCGCACCACCAGCTGTGACACCAAGCTGCAGGGGGCTGTGTGTGGAGTTAACGGTG GGCCCCCTCCTCCCCGAAGAATAAGCTACCACGGCAGCTGTCCGCAGGGGCTGGCGGACTCGGCCTGGATTCCCTTCCGGGAGCACTGCTACTCCTTCCACATGGAGCTGCTGTTGGGCCACAAGGAGGCGCTGCAGCGTTGCCAGAGAG CGGGTGGGGCTGTCCTGTCCATTCTGGATGAGATGGAGAATGTGTTTGTCTGGGAGCATCTGCAGAGCTCTGAGGGCCAGAGTCGGGGCGCTTGGCTGGGCATGAACTTTAACCCCAAAG GAGGCACCCTGGTCTGGCAGGACAACACAGCTGTGAACTACTCCAACTGGGGGCCCCCTGGCCTGGGCCCCAGCATGCTGAGCCACAACAGCTGCTACTGGATCCAGAGCAGCAGCGGGCTGTGGCGCCCGGGCGCCTGCGCCAACATCACCATGGGCGTGGTCTGCAAGCTCCCTCGAG CTGAGGAGAGCAGCTTCTCCCCATCAG CCCTACCGGAGAACCCGGCGGCCCTGGTGGTGGTGCTGATGGCGGTGCTGCTGCTCCTGGCCCTGCTGACCGCGGCCCTCATCCTCTACCGGCGGCGACAGAGCGTGGAGCGTGGGGCCTTCGAGGGCGCCCGCTACAGCCGCAGCTCCTCCGGCCCTGGCGAGGCCACTGAGAAGAACATCCTGGTGTCCGACATGGAAATGAACGAGCAGCAGGAGTAG